The genomic region AATTTTATTTATTCCCCTTAAACGGGACAATAGTAGTTATGTAGTTATAAATTATAACATAACAACTTGTTATATTCGTTCGACTATATAAGTACGTTCGGTTCACTACGAACAGTAACCTTTATATGATATGGTTCGTATAGTTTAATACGTTCGTATAATGTCGTACTATATTTGTCTTTAAAACCGAATAATCTAAATTAAATATGGAGGTCAATTAAAATCAAAAATAATAATAAAATATTGGTTGGAGTAAGCTGCAAATGTCAAAAACCAGCCATTCCCCGACCGCCATCTCTCCTGGTGAAAGTGCAGTGCAAAAACTGTGGTAAAGTATTCAAAACCAATCGAATAAACCAAAAAGACCAGTATATTTGTTTTCACTGCAAAAAAGGTAGATAATTTTATTTCTTTGATTTAAAAAAGACAAAAAAAAATTTTTCTTAGATTATTTTTGAATGCTCAATTGGTTTTTTATGCCTAATTGGAAGCTAAGCTACCATTTGGATTATTCCTGGAACTATGCTGTAGATTATTAGAAAGGCCACAATTGAAATCATAACCATTGTAACACTGGAAACGATTCTATCTACCCATTCTTTTGATAATTTATATCCGAGAAGTTCTTCAAATATTATTCCTCCGTCCAGAGGTTTAAAAGGAAGAAGGTTAAAAAGGGCCACCACCAGGTTCAATGCAAATACCCAGTAACCTACATCAGAAAGGTAGTATAAAAACCAAGGAAGTATTTCACCGTATTTAGTGGAAACTTCAGGTTTAACTACCAGATGTGTTTCACTACGTGTTCCTGGATAGGTTATAGAAGCATTATGTGGTTGTCCAGTTGAAGTGATGGTATATGTCCCCTGATCAGTGACGTAAGTTAACTTGTCTCCTGGTTTAGTTTTATTCAAAATCAAGTCAGTATAATCTGTCTTGTTTTTAACTTGAAAACCATTAATATTGGTTACAATCATTCCTTCTTTAAGTACACCTTCAGCAGGGCCGTTAGGGGTAACGCTAGTAATAGTAAGTCCATTTGGTTGGAAAGCATAAGGTAAAAAAGATGAAGAGAGAATAAGCACAACTGTAAATGCAATTCCTGCCAGTGCAATATTAAAAATAGAACCAGCAGCATATATGCGGAGTCTCACAGATTTTTTTGCCTTTTCCACATCTTTTTCATCAAGTTCCACAAAGGCCCCGGGCAGTATTGCTGCTAAGATAACCCCAATTGATTTAATCTTAACACCTTCTGCTCTGGCCAGAATTCCGTGTCCAAATTCGTGAACCACCATGAGCAGAACCAATGCGATTATTCCAGAAACAATGGGGATGAATACCGGTGATCCAGGTATGTCAACTCCAGGCAATAATAATGATGCTGCAGGAGCCGAAGAGGTCTGAACCATGTACGATTGAATCATATATACTAAGGACATTATAATGGTGTAAACCATAAAAATCATGCCCAAAATAGCTATGGGGATGCCTATGTTCATACTCCAGCGCCAAAATCTAGGGCTGAGCTTCGCTATGAAATCGATCCATCCTCTCATTTTTTGAGTTCTTCTCATGAGAATAGGCCCATAAATATCTATTTTCAACCTATCTCTGAATAAGATGGCCAAAATATAGATGATGACAATTAAAATGACATAGGATAATAAGACATTCAAACAAGATCACCTTTTCATTAC from Methanobacterium sp. harbors:
- a CDS encoding PDZ domain-containing protein; translation: MNVLLSYVILIVIIYILAILFRDRLKIDIYGPILMRRTQKMRGWIDFIAKLSPRFWRWSMNIGIPIAILGMIFMVYTIIMSLVYMIQSYMVQTSSAPAASLLLPGVDIPGSPVFIPIVSGIIALVLLMVVHEFGHGILARAEGVKIKSIGVILAAILPGAFVELDEKDVEKAKKSVRLRIYAAGSIFNIALAGIAFTVVLILSSSFLPYAFQPNGLTITSVTPNGPAEGVLKEGMIVTNINGFQVKNKTDYTDLILNKTKPGDKLTYVTDQGTYTITSTGQPHNASITYPGTRSETHLVVKPEVSTKYGEILPWFLYYLSDVGYWVFALNLVVALFNLLPFKPLDGGIIFEELLGYKLSKEWVDRIVSSVTMVMISIVAFLIIYSIVPGIIQMVA